The sequence below is a genomic window from Silene latifolia isolate original U9 population chromosome 7, ASM4854445v1, whole genome shotgun sequence.
ACCGGGTAGTATTCTTGGGCTATGTGGTGTCCGGAGACGGGGTGGAGGTGGACCAATCCAAAGTTGACGCCTAGCACAGTCACGGAGGTAAGGTCCTTTTTGGGACTCGCTTCTTTTTATCGTCGGTTTATTCAAAATTTTAGTTCCTTAGCAAGTCCGATGATGGACTGTCTTAAGAAAGGGACGTTCTTGTGGGGTGATGCAGCCCAAAATTCTTTCGAATTGTTGAAAAGTAAGTTGTGTGAGGCACCGGTGTTAGCTTTACCCGATTTTTCACAACCCTtcgaagttgagtgtgatgctagcGGGGTCGGAATAGGGGCTGTTTTAAGGCAAGGGAACCGACCTATAGCGTTTTTCTCAGAGAAATTAGGGAGTGCTCGATTGAAGTATTGTACCTACGATAAGGAGTTTTACGCCATTGTTAGGGCCCTCATGTATTGGAGTCATTATTTACGTCCAAGCCATTTTATTTTACATTCCGATCACGAGTCTTTAAAATACATCAACGGGCAGCAGAGTCTCAGTCCTCGTCATGCTAAATGGGTTGAATTTTTACAATCTTTTCATTTTTCTTCTAAATTTAAAAATGGGAAGTCAAATATTGTAGCTGATGCATTATCGCGACGATATTCCTTAATTTCCGTGCTAAGTTCGAAGTTGATGGGTTTCGAATTATTAAAGGCTTATTATGAGAATTATATGAATTTTAAGGAATTAGTTAGCAAAAGTACGGCAGGGGCTGGTGGTGAATTCTTTATACAAGATGGTTTCTTATTCCGAGGAAACCGCCTCTGTATTCCGAGACATCCCATTCGGGAATTATTGGTTCGTGAGTTATTGAAAGAGCACTTCTTCTGGCCTAAAATGTTCGGGGACGTTACAAAAATTGTAGCAAGATGCGTGACCTGCAAGGTAATTAAAAGTTCATTCAAACCAGGTCCGTATACACCGTTACCGGTTCCCGAGAGGCCTTGGGAAGAcgtttctatggattttattgtaGCATTGCCTCGAACTCAAAGAGGAAAGGATGCTATCATGGTAGTGGTGGATCGATTTTCTAAAATGGCACATTTTATTCCGTGTCACAAGACCGACGACGCAAGTAATGTGGCGGATTTATATTTCAGAGAGATAGTGCGTTTACATGGTATTCCTAAGTCCATCGTTTCCGATCGTGACTCGAAATTTTTGAGCTATTTTTGGAATACATTGTGGAGAAAGGTGGGTACTAAACTTTTGTTTAGCACCTCGCACCACCCGCAAACGGATGGACAAACAGAGGTTACTAATCGGACTTTGGGCACCTTGTTGCGGGGTTTGGTAAGTAAGACCCAAAAAGATTGGGATATTAAGCTTACTCATGCTGAGTTCGCTTATAACCGATCTCATACCTATGCTACGGGTCGGTCTCCGTTCGAAGTTGTCTATGGGTTGAACCCGCATGTTCCTCTTGATTTACTTCCAATGCCGGCAGGTGAGTTAGTCCATAAGGATGCCGAATCAAAACTTAAAGCTATGTTAAAACTACATCAGCAAGTCCATGACCGCATTGTTGAGGTGAATGCTGCTTACCAACAAAAAGCCAATAAGCACAAAGGTCCGCGTATCTTCAAGGAGGGTGATCTGGTTTGGGTGAATTTAAGAAAGGAACGGTTTCCGGGTAAACGGAAAAATAAGCTCATGCCTAGAGCCGATGGTCCGTTCAAGATAACTGCACGTGTCAATGATAATGCTTATAAAGTCGCGTTACCCGGGGAGTACGGGGTTCATGCCACTTTCAATGTGGGTGACTTGTCACCATATATCGATGATGATGGTCTTACggaattgaggtcaattcctttCGAAGGGGGAGGAGATGATACGGGTAAGGATCCAAGTGACACTACTTCTAGTTCGTTGGCACTATTGTCATCAGTGAAACATTCGAGCCCGAGGTCTCAGTTCGTTTGCTTGGTTTCTTGCGATGGAACCGTTTAGTTACGCAAGGCTTCTAGCATACTTAGAATCTTTTACATCTTTCTTTTAATTAGTCAATAAAGGGGAATGACTTCCTGTTTCGTACGTTACTTTGCTATTTACTTGGTTGTTTAATAGCCTGCAATTACTAGAATTAATGGCTTTAATTAGCATTTTTAATTTAGTCATTAGGAGCCTTTTTAATGGCCTTGAACGGCTGTTTTGGGAGGCTATTTATAGCCTTGAGTTTTGTTGTAATGATCATTCAGAAATCATAAGAAAAATTCAGTTTGCTTCGCTTACTAAAATTCCGTTATTATTCGATCGTTTGTTGAATAGTAATTTATACggtctcaataggtcttgagttcgTTTCCATTGCCGAGTTAAAGGTCTAACTCGTCAAATATTGCTTCCGTTATTTTAATTCGTATCACATTCCTTGCACAAAAGTCGAACCCGGATAAATTCTTGAATCAACAGAGGGGTGTCGAAACTTCTTGTCCTGCCACATCCTAGTTCGATGTACACTGGAAGTAGAGTTATAAGCAATTTCTCATCCTTAGTTATAAGCAAAAACCAATTTTATAAGAATTGCCAATTTATTATGATTCAAATTCTATAGAGTAGGAGTGATATTGAGACGAGACAACTCACGAGCAACTCAAGTTCGGCTTAGTCAAAGCCCGGTCAAATCTCGGCTTAGactcggctcgagagcttaacaAATATTTTGTGATTAGGTAAGATATTGCAACACTCGTTCGACGCGAAAAGCTTGCAAACGGCTCGAACTTTTGTGATTAGataagatattgctcatattttatacatattttaaaaaaaaaaattataatttttttttatcatgattatatcttTGTATTACATGTATGAAATGTCTGCCAAATATTTTTACTTCGAGCGTTATTATAGTTTCTAGAAGTTCCAATTTCTACATTCTTTTAAAAACAAATATAACAACCAAACAAATCTAGTTTTTATAAAATCACGAGGTTTCCCAATTCTTGTGCTTTTCAAGTGGTAAACAAACGATTTTAACGTTAGTATGATGAGCATCGCCTCTCAATCTCATGACTTGCCAACTAATCCCAAGCCATGATCCCATGAATTTTTTGGTATCAAACAGTTATTCTCGATGTAAGTTGTTACCACTTACCACTTACCACTTACCACCATGTAAACTAGGAAAATTGACACGACTTAAATATCTCGATCCAAATGTTTACTATTGAAAACTGACCTTTGTCTCCCAAATAAAATCATAACAACACACATGAAAATGACTTGATCCGGCCCAAGTTCTTACAAACTCAAAATTAAATTGATCCATTCCCAACCCGAGTTAATGGACCCATTTAAGAGGTCTACCCTATGCCCTGAGGCCTGAGGGGATGCCCTATCATTGTCCGATCATAAGCACTCCCAAAGTCCCAAATCCCAaattttgaaattgaaattgaaaaaacAGTCTGAAGAAACTCAAAACACCAAAAATGGCGGCATTTCTACCAAGAGAACTTATCACAGAAATCCTCACAAAACTTCCTGTTAAATCCCTTCATCGTTTCAAATGTGTCTCAAAATCATGGAATTCCCTAATTACTTCCTCAAAattcatcaaacaacatcttcaTCAAACCCTAATCTCTAACACCAACATCATCATCTCTACAAACTCCATCGCCTCTGCCGCCATATCCACTGTCAAACTCCGCTTTGATATCGTAAACCATCCTCTAAATAACATCTCTCACTGTCCCCCTGTCACCATATCCGGAAGCGTCCATGGTGTCTTCCTCCTTGTTGACTCCTCTAAGAAAACTATCTGTTTATTCAATCCGTCAAACAAAACGAATCGTTTAGTCCCTCCTGCTCCGTCTCAGAAGCCGGCTTCTGATGATTTTGACATTGTGGAGGTGTTCGGGTTTGGGTATGATAGTGTTACAGATGATTACAAGATTGTTAGGTTAGCTCAGTGGGAAAATTGCGAAAGGTCGGGTTTTTATACGGAGACGTCTGTTTATAGTATGCGGAATGACTCATGGAAATCGGTTTATGATGAGACAGTGGAAGTCGGTTTATATCCTCTTCAGGAGACCAATGCTATTGTTGTTGAAGAGTTATTGTGGTTTGTCATGATTTCCTGGGATTCTGTGCAGGTGTTGAAATGTTTTGATCTTAGGACTAGTACGTTTTCGCTTGTCGATTTTCCCGAGTATGATTGTGGTAACATGACGGTGAGTTTGAGAAGTTTACGCGGATGTTTATGCTTGCTTGTTAGTTACCATAAGCATAGAGTTGACCCGGATAAGTATGTGGGCGACCCGTTTTTCAACCGTAAGTTTTTATACGGGGATGTGTGGGAAATGAAAGACTGTAAGTGGGTTAAGCTGTTTAGGGTTCGAAAGAATGAGATTCATAAACAGTGTATGTTTCTTAGGCTTGTTACTTACTCGAAAGACGAGAAGAGTATGTTGATTGAGGTTGATGGTGCTTGGTTTGGGTGGTATGATTTGGTGACTAAAAAGTTTAAGAGAGTTTCGGTTCATGGGCTGGAAGCTGTGGATTCGCCTTATGTGGCTTATCCCTATGTGGAGACCCTTGTTTCGGTTGTGAATAATAAGGTGGTGTCGAAGAAGGAAGGAACTCGGCCTAAGAAGACCATTAAGAAGTACTCCTTCCGTCCCCTTCATTTGTTTAGCATTTCCATTTTTTGGGTGTCACTATCTTGCTCATTTGTTTACctctccttggtctttgtgccaaaaacaaaggtaaataaatgaccgggacggagagagTAAAAGCTAATCATATTTTGCTATTATGTTTCCTTTTCAAGTTTTGTGTTTCTATGAATTGCAGAAGTTTTATGTGTATGTTGTAACCCTAGTCATACTTATAGATGTAGAACCATTTTGTTTGTTTACTTCTTTAGAACATGTTTCGTCATGGATCATTTGGAAACAGTCTAGGCAGTAGCATTGAGGCACTGAGATAATACTCTGTACAATGCGTTGCTTCTTGACACAATGGACAGCTGACCAGTTATTAATTTCGATTGACCGCTGATTACTTCTTAATTTGCTGAATAATGTAGAGTTTGCTGCTTAATTTGCAGTGTAATTGTAGTTTTGAATAATGCATTTCGTTAATGCTTAAGATATGCCTTGCATTTCTCCTGGTTACTACACTATATCTTGTGTTATTAGACATTGCTATGATCTTGGAAGTCATCGCTTATGTACATTCATCCCCTAAATCTTGTCTGTTATTTCCTCAGGGACGATTTTCTGTCTTTGGGATTCAAGCTTAAGCTGTGACAACTGAAGGAACTTGAGAACTATGTTAGGTAATCAGCAATATACCCTTACCTCCATCTTTTCTCAGTATTTCATGATGAGAAAACAAGTTATACTTGTCACTTATGGGAGTATATATATGCACATTGTCTCTCATGTTGTACCAACTGTTCTGGCCTCCGTATATTTACTGAAGCGACATTTTTATTGCCTTTCATTGAAAACACAGCGATATGAAAGTTAAGATAGTAGAAACATCTTTGTATTTGCTCATGTTAAAAGTCTTGACAATGATGACATTATTGGTTGGTTGAAGCAATATGAGATTCAAACTTAATATTCATCAAAAATCATGTGTTAATGTTGTTTGGGGAATTCATTGAGGTATTGGGACAATGTTGTTTTTTGTTGTATTCGTCAAAAATCATGTGTTGTTATCAACTTAACTGAGTTCGAACTTGACAATGTTGCCTAAATGTCACTGAATTAAAAACAAACTTACTGATTTTAACCCAGGGTTGTTTGTAATCTGCAGGACTTATGACTTATTAGCGGGCGATTGCACTTGGGCTACGGTGGCTACTTCGTGTGCTACACCAGGTGTCAATTTTATTTTGTCGTTTTTTTGGAAGAACTCTCGGTAGAGATTTGTTTTCTGATAAGTCTGTAGACGTAATTAGTATTCCGTAACTTGTAATTCATTTAGCTGCATTGCCTAATGGCGTAGTACTCGTAGTACCATCTTGTTCGTAGACAACTAGACATCTGAATCCATGGATCTCTGTGGGTTCTAGTTGTTTATTATGCTTGTGAAAGAATACTTGTTGTGACAGTACTAATTACAGTTTTCAGTAGGATTAACCAGCTTTCCACcccctttttgctagtctttcttAAAACGGAGGTGTCCGTCTTAatattaaaacgggtcaaatatcatTCCATAAGATATGTAGGACAAATCTTTTGCCTTCCCCTAtgcattctgcttttgtcttatttaTCCCACATATTTGACCCATCTTACGCTTAAGATGGATATACCCGACTTAAATGAGCATTTGCCACCCCCTTTTGCTTTGCCTTTTTGCTTTGCATAATTGATGTCAAACTGGGTAGAATCACCTTTGGCATGCAACTAATGAAACTGTAAGTGATATATTTGTCACAATGCAGATAATGAGGTCTATGCCAAAGGAGATTTGCCTGGTAATTTTGGAATGACAATTTGATATTTCATAATGAAGGTGGTCATAGTTGAGATGAGAGTTGCTCAACCTATACATATGTTTATGGTCATTATAGGATATTGATCTAACAGAATAAATTGTGTCCATATTATTGTTAGTTTTTATTCAGGAGCCTGACCACCTCAGCCCGTTTTAAAAACTCTTGAGCAGCATCGGTATGACCAAACCGGACAACTAGTTGTAATGGGGTGTCCCCTTTGTCGTTCGTCTCCAATACCACTGAATCATTTACCGTTTCATCCATAACATATTGGACGAATTTAGGTTTACATTGTCCGTTAAGTTACCTTTGATTGTCTCAAATGGATTCCCAACATGAACATGGACACTGTTCCTGATTGGAGTTTTCTACTGTTTCCGGTTTAGCCACCGTAGTTTCTCAACTTTCCCGTTTTCTGCCGCGTCTACCATTGGTTACAGAAAATGTTGCTCATCTGTTTATAAAGTAGTGAATGTCCTATATCGACATACGTGTACATTTGTTACCCACGCCTCTCAGACTACTCCGCGGATTAGTGATGCTGCCTGTGGCATTAGTACTTCCCTATACTTATTGTAACTGGAAAGCTAACAGGTTACTCATTCCAAGTTGCCCCtatttttatttcacaaataTTAAAAACTCGGAAAAACAATCCATTTATACTAGTGAAGCTTTTGGGGGCTTAAAAGTACTTTATTAAACTGCAAAATATGTGAAAGTGGGCTTCTCTGCATAACTACAGGCATGAAAACTAAGTAAGAAAAAACGAGACGCTTGAATTTGAATTTTAGATAATTTGAATTTTAGACCGGAATACCACAACCAAAGCTGCCAACGATGAGTAATTTAGATACTCGGCAATCATGGACTGCTTATAACAGTCGCCATATCCTGTTCTCTTGCAATCGCAAAGTGACACATCACAGCTAGACTCGAGAGCATAAAGGTTATTGTCTCTGATATCATAAAAGTGATGAAGACTTTTTCTCAGTGAGCACTGCCATGCCTATATTGTCATCCTCAGGAGTTTGATCAAGTCCTCCTGGTACTGTAAAACCAGCTCTGAAGGATACTGTTACTATCTGGGCTGCTATGATCAGCCGAATCTCCCCCCTTTTTTTGAGGTAATTCATTCTGTCTTCTTTCCTTTTTACTCTGCTTACGTTGTTGATTGTTTCTTCTCTGTCGACATCTTCCCTACTTTCATCACCATTGTTTGTTCGCCTTCCCCTAGGGAGGGGCTTGCTCGCGCAGTTTCATGAATCGAGTCTACATATAAGGCAGATGAAATAATTATCACTAATATTATGTTGTGGTTAATTGAgaaagattcatattcttactctcCTCCCCTCTTTAAAACTAACATCTTCAACAACGGAGTAAAAGTTACAAGGGTCATACTTGTTAGTACAATAGTAAACCTACAACAATATGATCAAAGTTGTCGTCAGCAGTAATGATATCCCCTGGAGTGCCTTGAGGTCTATTTTGCAATGTCGTTTGATGAATTTTGGTAGCTTGTAGCGCCAATCAGAAATGAGAAATGAGGGTATGGAGGCAGCAAGAACATGTAAAGAGGTATCCCCTGCCGTTAAATTGTTTGTCGGGACCATTCAAACGTGTTCAGACGTCCTGTACTGGCTGCATGATGCACCATGTTCTGCCCCCCCTTTATTATCTGATGCATTTCATTCAAGAGCTGTTAGATATTAACTGAAACTTTTTTTGTCCATATGTTTGACTAGCAACTTTCAGTCTACAATCTGTTCCCGTACAGGACCGCAGCGTGAAGAGTGGTTTGGTGGTGAGGATCTCTGTGGGATAGGGCGGCAAGACCTGTAAGGCCAGCGATGGTACCAAAATGACTTGTGATATGACCAACCCTAGCCGCATGTTCAACAGCAAGGAAAAGGGGAGTCTCACTAAACTTAAATTGCAAGTTCAGAAGCTTGCTCAATCAGGATGTTTGTGATATGACCAACCCTAGCCGCATCGTGTAAAATCGTGTCCATGTCGTTGTTAGCTTTATTTAGGAGCCCAACCACCTCGGCCCTTTCTAAGAACTTGTGAACAGCATTAGCATGCCCAAACCGGACAGCTAGGTGCAATGCGGTGTCTCCTTTGCTGTCCGTCTCCAATAACACTGAATCGTCCACAGTTTCATCCAGAACATATTGGAACTCTCTGCTAAATTACCTTTGATGTTCTCAAGTGGCTTCCCAACTTAAACATTAAGGACATTATTCCCTTTTTGTGTTTTCTGTTGTTTCCAGTTAAACCAGCGTAGTTTGGAGGCATTCCTGTTTAATGCAGCCAGTTATACATCACGCACCGTATACCATCTCGAGCAGTTCAATACCACTTAGTTTGCTCATTTGGAGAAGAGGTTCATTTGGAGAAGAGGAGGGTGAGAGTTGAATGTAGTTATCCATCATTGAATGCTTGTGTCAAGGCTAGAGATGAAAGTCGGTTGTGCAGAGCTGTGCTTTGTGACTGCTTACTATGCCTGGAGGAGAAAAATGGCATGCCCCAACCAATTCCTCCACTTTAGCCTTCTTTCTTTGTATTTTGGGCGTGCCAAAGCATTTTGTGCCTAGGTGGGTCGTGCCGTGGGTAAGCTAAGCCACTCAGAATCTTAGGATGACCGGTCTTAACTTCTCATTACATACTAATTATTGCACCAGTGTTTGAAATTTTGCCACCTTAATCGCTCATCTTAACCAATTTATACGGTTTTAGTTCAGGTATGGTATGGATAGCCACTTCCCGCATTGGGTAAGTATTGAAAGTTTCTAGGAAGTTCTCATTTCTACATTTTTCAAAAAAATATGGTAATCATGAGATTTCTAATTCCTCTGTTTTTAGCGGTAACCAAACAACTTTAACGTAAATACTATGTTTTGGGAGGGTACAAATATCATGAGTATCACCTTTCATGAATTTATCAATTTATCTCAACCCGTAAGGCAATCTACGAGGCCATGATTAGATATGTTAAAACCCCATTGAACGGGAGACAAGTCGCAACCCATGATCGGTTATTCTTGATGTATGTCGTTACCACCACGCTGACCTAGCAAAACGGACTTGATCCGAATTATTCTACTTTTTTAACCCGATATGAGCTCGACCTACACCCGATTTATACAACTCGCCTGAATGTTTATAATCGCATATTGGTTCCAACTCGCCTGAATGTTTATAATCGCATATTGGCTCTTGAACCGGGTCCGAGTTCTTGaaaacccgaaatctgaaattAAATTAACCCGTCCCAAACCAGATTGCCCCATTTGTAAGGTCTACCCTAAGCCTTAAGGTGATGCCCTATCAGGCTATCATAGTCCGAACACTTCTCCGCACACCCCCAACTCCAATTCCCAATTGAAACAACGGTTAAGAAACTCAAAACACCAAAAATGGCGGCATTTTTACCATTACCAGCCTTTACACGACATGAATAGCCGATCCGAGCTCACCCTGCACTCGAATTAACTCGACCTATGCAATCCAATCCGGATATTTATTATCACATACTGAACTTTGTCCCCAAATAATTTTATAATAACGCACCTGAAAAAACCCGAGCCCAAAGTTGCTCAACCCAGCCCAAGTTCTTTCAAACCCGAAAATCCAAAATTAAATTGACTCGATTGCCATTTGCAAGGGCTACCCTAAGACCTGAAGTGATGCCATATCATTGTCCGATCATAAACTCTCCCAATCCCAATTGAAATTGTAAGAACAGTATGAAGAAACTCAAAACCCCAAAAATGGCGGCATTTCTACCATTAGAACTCAGCACAGAAATCCTCACAAAACTCCCTGTTAAATCACTTCATCGTTTCAAAGGTGTCTCAAAAACATGGAATTCCATAATTACTTCCTCAAAattcatcaaacaacatcttcatcaatccctaATCTCTAACATCAACAACAATATCCTCTTCGTCTCTAAGAACTCCATCCTCTCCTCCGCCATATCCGCTGTCGAACTCCGCTTCGATATCGTACACCATCCTTTAAATAACATCCCTGTCGACATAGCCGGAATCGTCCATGGTGTTGTCCTCCTTGTTGACTCCTCTAAGAAAACTGTGTGTTTATTCAACCCTACAAACAAAACGACGCGTTTAGTCCCTCCTGCTCCGTCTCAGAAACCGGCTTGTGATTATTTTCATATTGAGGAGGTGTTCGGGTTTGGGTATGATAGTACAGATGATTACAAGATTGTTAGGTTGGTTTATTTGGAAATGTTCGCGTTTGACAATTGCGAAGTTTGACTTGTGGGAGTTGGTCAATGATGAGACCGTTTCATATACTCTTCAGCTGACCAATGCTGTTACTATTGATGAGATATTGTGTTTTTCCGTTATTTCGAATGATCCTAAGCcgtttttgaaatgttttgatgtTAGGACTAGTACGTTTTCGCTTGTGAATTATCCCGATTTGGATAGTTATGACTTTGGTAAGATGAGGATGAGTTTGAGGAATTTGCGGGGGTGTTTGTGCCTGGTTGTGAATTACCAGAAGGTAGACCCGGCCAAGTTCATGGGGGACCCGCTTTACAACCGTGAGTTTTTATACGCGGATGTGTGGGAATTGAATGAGTCTAAGTGGGTTAAGTTGTTTAGGATTCGAAAGAATGAGATTCATAAGCATTGTATGTATCTTAGGCTTGTTACCTACTCGAAAGATGAGAAGAGTGTGTTGGTTGAGATTGATGGTATTTGGTTCGGTTGGTATGATTTGGTGACTAAAAGGATTGAGAGAGTTCTGGTTCAAGGTTTGCGAGTTAAGGATTCGCCTTATCTGGCTTCTACCTATGTGGAGAGCCTTGTTTCGGTTGAGAAGAAGTAAAATCTATATCTTTGGCTATTATGTTTCCTTttgaaattttgtgtttcgtcgTGGATCATTAGGTTAATGCTATAGACATTAGACCCCCAACACCACCATAGGCAGGAACATCGAGGAACTGAGATATTACAATACTTTTGTAGCTTCTTGACACTGTGGATCATTGATTACTTCGTATTTACTATAGTTTCTGCTGAATTACCTGTgtaatgtagatctttataccttGCATTTCTCCTGCTGAATTAGCTGTGTAATTACCTTGTTATTGGATCTTTATACCTTACTCGGAGTAGAAATTTATTGTTTGCTGAATGTAGATCTTGATTTACTAGAGTTTGCTGCTGAATTAGCTGTGTAATTTATACCTTGCATTTCTCCTCGTTATTACACTGTGTAATTAGCTTGTTATTGGACATTGCTATGATCTTGGAAGTTCATGGTTATGCACATTCATCTTCTAAATCTTGTGCTTTATTTCCTTAGGAACGATTTTCTGTCTCGGGATTCAAGCTTAAGCTGTGACAACTGAAGGATCTTGAGAACTATGTTAGGTAATCAACAATATCCTCTTTTCCTTCATATTTCCTTCATATTTTATCAGCATTTCATAATGAGAAAACAAATTATACTTGTCACTTAGGGGAGTGCAAGCGCATTGTCCCTCGTATTGTACCGGCAGCTGTGGCCTCTGCATACTGCAGATTAGTTGAGACAGTCTTGAGCTTAATTTGTTGTTATCAACTTAAGTGAGTTTGAACTTGACAATCTTGCCCAAATGTCAATAAGAAAACAAACTTACTGATTTTAGCCCCGGGTCGTTTGTATTCGGCAGGACTTATGAGGTTACTACTCTGTTTTGTAGCAGTTACGTCTGATATAGCTGGTAAGAACGGTGCTGCGTACACTTAGTAGCGGGCGATTGCACTTGGGCTGCGGTGGCTACATCGTGTGTTACACCAGGTGTCAATTTTATTTCGTCGCTTATTTTTGGAAGAACCCTCTGTAGAGATTTGTCTGATATAATATATGCATTCTCTGTAGACGTAATTAGTACGAgtaacttgttcttcatttagcTGCATTGCCTAGTGGCATAGTAGTGTAGTACGATCTTATTGGTAGACAATTAGACATATGAACTGATGGATCTCTATGGTTTCTGGTTGTTTATTATATTTGTGAAAGAATGCTTGTTGTTTATACAGCACCAGttacaagtttcacaaaatctcattgaagacggacgatatccgtcttcctctcacaaaatacccattgagaggtgagtgggaagcacatggggggtgtcccaccttgtcctctctccctttttgtgagaggtcacaagcttgtgacgggattaacccgtcacaagcaagactagctgtacAAGTTTTCAGTAGGATTAACCTGCTTATGCACCCCTTTTTTCTTTGCATAATTGATGTCAACATGATGAAGTCAATTCTCCCAAATAAATTGTTCTTGTTTAAGATCGGTGCACGGTACACCATATGCGATATtgtatgatatgatatgatatgccCCCTACTAGTCCTTACAATCTTGTATGTAATCGAATGCATAATTTACCCAAATTCAACCTCGGCCCTAGAGGTGTGACTGTGCCATATAAAAATTGTTGCATAGCCTTCAAATATTCACACTTATAAAAGTATGTCGCGCCGGGATTTAATAACGAGGTTTTCGGCATGACATATCGACCTCGTAACTAGA
It includes:
- the LOC141592850 gene encoding F-box protein CPR1-like isoform X2; its protein translation is MAAFLPRELITEILTKLPVKSLHRFKCVSKSWNSLITSSKFIKQHLHQTLISNTNIIISTNSIASAAISTVKLRFDIVNHPLNNISHCPPVTISGSVHGVFLLVDSSKKTICLFNPSNKTNRLVPPAPSQKPASDDFDIVEVFGFGYDSVTDDYKIVRLAQWENCERSGFYTETSVYSMRNDSWKSVYDETVEVGLYPLQETNAIVVEELLWFVMISWDSVQVLKCFDLRTSTFSLVDFPEYDCGNMTVSLRSLRGCLCLLVSYHKHRVDPDKYVGDPFFNRKFLYGDVWEMKDCKWVKLFRVRKNEIHKQCMFLRLVTYSKDEKSMLIEVDGAWFGWYDLVTKKFKRVSVHGLEAVDSPYVAYPYVETLVSVVNNKVVSKKEGTRPKKTIKKDDFLSLGFKLKL
- the LOC141592850 gene encoding F-box protein CPR1-like isoform X1, with amino-acid sequence MAAFLPRELITEILTKLPVKSLHRFKCVSKSWNSLITSSKFIKQHLHQTLISNTNIIISTNSIASAAISTVKLRFDIVNHPLNNISHCPPVTISGSVHGVFLLVDSSKKTICLFNPSNKTNRLVPPAPSQKPASDDFDIVEVFGFGYDSVTDDYKIVRLAQWENCERSGFYTETSVYSMRNDSWKSVYDETVEVGLYPLQETNAIVVEELLWFVMISWDSVQVLKCFDLRTSTFSLVDFPEYDCGNMTVSLRSLRGCLCLLVSYHKHRVDPDKYVGDPFFNRKFLYGDVWEMKDCKWVKLFRVRKNEIHKQCMFLRLVTYSKDEKSMLIEVDGAWFGWYDLVTKKFKRVSVHGLEAVDSPYVAYPYVETLVSVVNNKVVSKKEGTRPKKTIKKNDFLSRDSSLSCDN